The following proteins come from a genomic window of Candidatus Palauibacter soopunensis:
- the gmk gene encoding guanylate kinase, protein MSPAAAGSRTLFPVILSGPSGAGKTTIRDRLLAEAGSPGFLFSVSMTTRSPRARERDGVDYRFVSRRRFEALVNSGAMLEYATVHGERYGTPRDNLDRARKAGAHLLLDIDVQGARQVWEAVADVLSIFIVPPTAERIARQLRGRGSESPKQLRRRLVNARSELQAAAEFDRLVVNDRIEDAVAEVSALVAKGLAPAGCLGAAEWRYVKRIIKELDAV, encoded by the coding sequence GTGAGTCCCGCGGCAGCCGGGTCGCGCACCCTCTTTCCCGTCATTCTTTCCGGACCCTCCGGGGCGGGGAAGACGACGATCCGCGATCGGTTGCTCGCCGAAGCCGGCTCCCCCGGATTCCTGTTTTCCGTCTCGATGACGACGCGATCGCCTCGTGCACGAGAACGGGATGGCGTGGACTACCGGTTCGTGTCGCGGCGCCGGTTCGAGGCGCTAGTGAACTCCGGCGCCATGCTCGAATACGCGACCGTGCACGGCGAACGTTACGGGACGCCCCGTGACAACCTGGACCGCGCGCGGAAAGCCGGTGCCCATCTCCTGCTGGACATCGACGTCCAGGGGGCCCGGCAGGTGTGGGAGGCCGTCGCGGATGTCCTCTCCATCTTTATCGTCCCGCCCACCGCGGAACGGATTGCGCGGCAGTTGCGGGGGCGGGGAAGCGAGAGCCCGAAGCAACTCCGGCGCCGGCTCGTGAACGCCCGATCGGAGTTGCAGGCCGCGGCGGAGTTCGATCGTCTCGTCGTCAATGACCGGATCGAGGACGCCGTCGCCGAGGTATCGGCGCTCGTGGCGAAGGGCCTCGCGCCCGCCGGCTGCCTCGGCGCGGCGGAGTGGCGGTACGTGAAACGCATCATCAAGGAGTTGGATGCCGTTTGA
- the coaBC gene encoding bifunctional phosphopantothenoylcysteine decarboxylase/phosphopantothenate--cysteine ligase CoaBC: protein MRPFDGRRVLLVVSGGIAAYKSAILTRRLIEAGAGVEVILTASAERFIGRVTFEGITGRPVHASLWDRPMAHLDLGLEADVVVVAPATANLISRLAVGAADDLATTAVLASRAPVIICPAMNTRMWEHPITQANVARLIDVGYGIAGPADGPLAEGESGPGRLLEPEEILPRIGRALETATGLRGRKVVATAGPTRTALDPVRFISNRSSGRMGFALAEAAWRRGGEVTLISGPSRVPRPAGPDVVEVETAGEMLAALETALTDADILLMAAAVGDFEPARAADSKIKKTSGAGKGFELALRAGPDLLLETRAFRERKGIFTLGFALETEDLLTRGREKLERKGMHLVAVNSAVEPGAGFESETNRITLIDRSGRVEELPLAKKTELADELLDRIEASIPAAAGR from the coding sequence GTGCGGCCCTTCGACGGTCGTCGCGTGCTGCTCGTCGTATCCGGCGGGATCGCCGCATACAAGAGCGCGATCCTCACCCGCCGCCTGATCGAGGCCGGGGCCGGGGTCGAGGTCATCCTGACCGCGTCGGCCGAGCGCTTCATCGGCCGCGTCACGTTCGAGGGGATCACGGGCCGCCCGGTCCACGCGTCGCTGTGGGACCGGCCCATGGCGCATCTGGATCTCGGGCTCGAAGCCGATGTCGTCGTCGTCGCGCCCGCGACGGCCAACCTCATCTCCAGGCTGGCGGTCGGCGCCGCGGACGACCTGGCGACGACCGCCGTGCTGGCCTCGCGGGCGCCGGTGATCATCTGTCCCGCGATGAACACGCGGATGTGGGAGCATCCGATCACACAGGCGAACGTGGCGCGGCTGATCGACGTCGGCTACGGGATCGCCGGGCCGGCCGATGGTCCGCTCGCGGAGGGGGAAAGCGGGCCGGGGCGGCTGCTGGAGCCCGAAGAGATCCTGCCGCGCATCGGACGGGCGCTCGAAACGGCGACCGGTCTGCGCGGACGGAAGGTCGTTGCGACGGCGGGGCCCACGAGAACCGCGCTCGATCCCGTCCGCTTCATCTCGAACCGTTCGTCGGGCCGCATGGGGTTCGCGCTTGCCGAGGCCGCCTGGCGGCGTGGGGGCGAAGTCACGCTCATCAGCGGACCCAGTCGCGTGCCGCGCCCCGCGGGGCCCGACGTGGTGGAGGTCGAGACGGCCGGGGAGATGCTGGCCGCGCTGGAGACCGCGTTGACCGATGCGGACATCCTCCTGATGGCTGCGGCCGTCGGCGATTTCGAGCCGGCCCGCGCGGCGGACTCGAAAATCAAGAAGACGAGCGGAGCCGGGAAGGGGTTCGAACTCGCGCTCCGGGCGGGACCGGACCTGCTGCTGGAGACGCGGGCGTTCCGCGAACGGAAGGGAATCTTTACTCTGGGTTTTGCGCTCGAGACGGAGGATCTTCTCACCCGCGGACGGGAGAAGCTCGAGCGGAAGGGCATGCACCTCGTCGCCGTGAACTCGGCCGTGGAGCCCGGCGCGGGATTCGAGTCCGAGACGAACCGCATCACGTTGATCGACCGAAGCGGCAGGGTCGAGGAGTTGCCTTTGGCGAAGAAGACCGAGTTGGCGGACGAGCTGCTCGACCGGATCGAAGCCTCGATCCCGGCGGCGGCGGGGCGGTGA
- a CDS encoding uracil-DNA glycosylase — protein MSPPDLGARTLARAFLEQTLSAEGNALMLEHATREEVVGGLASAGRAVREDAAALPDGAPSPDPAPKEPEVVTGPQIAEAPDLETLAALVASCARCTLHESRKNPVFGEGAANARVVCVGEAPGAREDETGRPFVGRAGGLLDRLLLSIGLPRTSVYICNVLKSRPPRNRDPLPEEVAACSPYLLRQLALIEPEVIIAFGAFAARTLLETKSALGRLRGTVHRYSGYPVVATYHPAALLRNPGWIRPTWEDLQIVRRMLDGAGDREARIG, from the coding sequence GTGAGTCCGCCCGACCTCGGGGCCCGGACGCTCGCCCGCGCCTTTCTCGAGCAGACGCTCTCCGCGGAGGGGAACGCGCTTATGCTCGAGCACGCCACCCGCGAAGAGGTCGTCGGCGGCCTGGCCTCCGCCGGGCGCGCGGTGCGGGAGGACGCCGCCGCCCTCCCGGACGGGGCCCCGAGCCCGGATCCCGCGCCGAAGGAGCCGGAGGTCGTGACGGGGCCGCAGATCGCCGAGGCACCGGACCTGGAGACGCTGGCCGCGCTCGTCGCCTCCTGCGCTCGCTGCACGCTCCACGAATCGCGGAAGAACCCGGTCTTCGGCGAGGGCGCGGCGAACGCCCGCGTCGTGTGCGTGGGGGAGGCGCCCGGGGCGCGCGAGGATGAGACCGGCCGCCCCTTCGTCGGCCGTGCCGGCGGACTGCTCGACCGTCTGCTGCTGTCGATCGGGCTCCCGCGGACGTCCGTCTACATCTGCAACGTCCTGAAGTCCCGGCCGCCCCGGAACCGCGACCCGCTCCCCGAAGAGGTCGCGGCCTGTTCCCCCTATCTTCTGCGGCAGCTCGCGCTCATCGAACCCGAGGTGATCATCGCCTTCGGTGCCTTTGCGGCGCGCACGCTGCTCGAGACGAAATCCGCGCTGGGCCGGCTCCGCGGCACCGTGCACCGCTATTCCGGATATCCCGTCGTTGCCACGTATCACCCGGCGGCGCTGCTCCGCAACCCGGGCTGGATCCGGCCGACGTGGGAGGATCTGCAGATCGTGCGCCGCATGCTCGACGGCGCCGGAGATCGAGAGGCCCGCATTGGTTGA
- the dnaB gene encoding replicative DNA helicase, with product MVDTAISLPSDGIEARRTPWSEEAEISVLGAMLIDGDAVAVTLEQIDDSAFHREGNRRIFRAMVRLYGRGDVIDAVTLADELQTAAELDAVGGMAYLARLVDAVPTAANVGHHCRILRDKTVLRRLISSATEIIQDAYETGSGDVDETLDRAEQMIFEISQAEQRGTFVRIKEVLRSTMDRIDELVRNPGTITGVASGFPDLDRMTAGFQPADLVVLAGRPSMGKTALALNIAQHTAIGEDVPVAIFSLEMSRESLVQRMLSAESKVDSSRIRTGRLSSDDFTRLASGAGHLNTAPIWIDDTPAISPIELRAKVRRLHAEVGVGLVVLDYLQLMSGGARIENRQQEISAISRSLKAIAKEVGVPLLALSQLSRAPEQREGNRPRLSDLRESGAIEQDADVVLFIFREEMHRKPEEVEERGLAGKAELIVGKQRNGPTGTVELYFHKAFTAFESVSRRPEPD from the coding sequence TTGGTTGACACGGCGATCAGCCTCCCCAGCGACGGGATCGAAGCCCGCCGCACGCCCTGGTCCGAGGAGGCCGAGATCTCCGTCCTCGGGGCGATGCTCATCGACGGCGATGCCGTGGCCGTCACCCTCGAACAGATCGACGATTCCGCCTTCCACCGGGAAGGCAACCGCCGGATCTTCCGCGCGATGGTGCGCCTGTACGGGCGCGGCGACGTCATCGACGCCGTCACGCTGGCGGACGAACTGCAGACGGCCGCGGAACTCGACGCCGTCGGGGGAATGGCGTACCTCGCGAGACTCGTGGACGCGGTGCCCACTGCCGCCAACGTCGGCCACCACTGCCGGATTCTGCGCGACAAGACGGTGCTCCGGCGGCTCATTTCCAGCGCCACGGAGATCATCCAGGACGCCTACGAAACGGGGTCGGGCGACGTCGACGAGACGCTCGACCGCGCGGAGCAGATGATCTTCGAGATCTCGCAGGCGGAGCAGCGCGGGACCTTCGTCCGCATCAAGGAAGTCCTGCGCTCGACGATGGACCGGATCGACGAACTCGTGCGGAACCCGGGCACGATCACCGGCGTCGCGTCCGGGTTCCCCGATCTCGACCGCATGACGGCAGGGTTCCAACCGGCCGACCTGGTCGTCCTCGCCGGGCGTCCCTCGATGGGCAAGACGGCCCTCGCCCTGAACATCGCGCAGCATACGGCGATCGGCGAGGACGTTCCGGTGGCGATCTTTTCGCTCGAAATGTCGAGAGAGTCGCTCGTTCAGCGGATGCTGAGCGCGGAGTCAAAGGTGGATTCGAGCCGTATCCGCACGGGGCGGTTGTCGTCCGACGACTTCACGCGCCTGGCGAGCGGAGCCGGACACCTGAACACGGCCCCGATCTGGATCGACGATACGCCCGCGATCTCGCCCATCGAACTCCGTGCCAAGGTGCGGCGTCTCCACGCCGAAGTCGGCGTCGGGCTCGTCGTGCTCGACTACCTGCAGCTGATGTCCGGCGGAGCGCGGATCGAGAACCGCCAGCAGGAAATCAGCGCGATCTCCCGGTCGCTGAAGGCGATCGCGAAGGAGGTCGGCGTGCCGCTACTCGCGCTCTCCCAGCTCTCGCGGGCGCCCGAACAGCGCGAGGGGAATCGGCCGCGGCTCTCCGATCTGCGCGAGTCCGGAGCGATCGAACAGGATGCGGACGTCGTCCTCTTCATCTTCCGCGAGGAGATGCACCGCAAGCCGGAAGAAGTGGAGGAACGGGGATTGGCGGGGAAGGCCGAACTCATCGTGGGCAAACAGCGCAACGGGCCCACGGGAACCGTCGAACTCTACTTCCACAAGGCCTTCACGGCGTTCGAATCCGTGAGCCGCCGTCCGGAACCCGACTAG
- the ispD gene encoding 2-C-methyl-D-erythritol 4-phosphate cytidylyltransferase — MRAGEPAAPRGVGAVVVAAGQGHRFGASRPKQFVDLCGIPVLAWSVRTLVNHPDVDRVVVVLSPQRAASPPPWLPNGVLVVSGGVFRADSVRAGAAALGGQVETVLVHDGARPFMSAELISRVVAGARNGPAVPVIAVEDTVKRVDEGGWIEATVPRERLRRVQTPQGFPAEVLNRTHALDDAGAWEAQDAAAMTDDALLCERLGIDVSTVEGDPANLKITTASDLALARAMVESGLIALGS, encoded by the coding sequence GTGCGGGCCGGAGAACCGGCGGCCCCCCGCGGCGTCGGCGCCGTCGTCGTCGCGGCCGGGCAGGGGCATCGCTTCGGCGCGTCGCGGCCCAAGCAGTTCGTCGACCTCTGCGGAATTCCGGTGCTCGCCTGGTCGGTACGGACGCTCGTGAACCATCCCGACGTCGACCGGGTCGTCGTCGTGCTGTCGCCGCAGCGGGCGGCCTCGCCCCCGCCGTGGCTTCCGAATGGGGTGCTCGTCGTGTCGGGCGGAGTGTTTCGGGCTGATTCCGTGCGCGCCGGCGCTGCGGCGCTGGGCGGGCAGGTCGAGACGGTGCTCGTGCATGATGGGGCGCGTCCGTTCATGTCGGCCGAACTCATCTCCCGCGTCGTGGCTGGGGCCCGGAATGGCCCGGCGGTGCCGGTGATAGCCGTGGAGGACACGGTGAAGCGGGTGGATGAGGGAGGCTGGATCGAGGCGACCGTGCCGCGTGAGCGACTCCGCCGCGTACAGACGCCACAGGGGTTTCCGGCCGAAGTTCTGAACCGTACGCACGCGCTCGACGATGCCGGCGCATGGGAAGCGCAGGACGCCGCCGCCATGACGGACGACGCGCTGCTGTGCGAGCGGCTCGGCATCGACGTTTCCACCGTGGAGGGCGATCCGGCGAACCTGAAGATCACGACGGCGAGCGACCTGGCGCTCGCGCGCGCCATGGTTGAGAGCGGGTTGATCGCTTTGGGGAGCTAG
- a CDS encoding L-threonylcarbamoyladenylate synthase, giving the protein MDGGEKGFDVVKWREWVGAAGEAGPGRALATDDEALARAAALLDARGVVAHPTSTVYGLGGRPWPDVDARIAAIKRRPPGPLIRLAASRDALMEALPRARWTVAACRLADAFWPGPLTLVLDDGSESGIAVRVDPHPVVRRLLERAGGLMTSTSLNVTETPPARTGAEVRAALSAVGSGAGTVGWLDAGDLADSMPSTLVRVTEEAVHVLREGAVPATDLTRVLSAHPAGRSPG; this is encoded by the coding sequence ATGGACGGGGGCGAGAAGGGGTTCGACGTGGTAAAGTGGCGCGAGTGGGTGGGCGCTGCAGGGGAAGCCGGGCCGGGCCGGGCGCTGGCGACGGACGACGAAGCGCTGGCCCGGGCGGCGGCGCTGCTCGACGCCCGGGGGGTCGTGGCGCACCCGACCTCGACGGTGTATGGCCTGGGCGGCCGGCCATGGCCGGATGTGGACGCGCGGATCGCCGCGATCAAACGCCGTCCGCCCGGGCCGCTGATCCGGCTCGCCGCGAGCCGCGATGCGCTCATGGAGGCGCTGCCCCGGGCGCGGTGGACGGTCGCCGCGTGCCGGCTCGCCGACGCCTTCTGGCCGGGCCCGCTTACCCTGGTGCTGGATGACGGGAGCGAATCCGGCATCGCGGTGCGCGTCGATCCGCATCCGGTCGTGAGAAGGTTGCTCGAGCGGGCCGGAGGGCTGATGACTTCCACGAGTCTGAACGTGACGGAAACACCCCCGGCGAGGACGGGCGCGGAGGTGCGCGCCGCGCTGTCCGCGGTCGGATCCGGGGCGGGCACGGTGGGTTGGCTCGACGCGGGCGATCTCGCCGATTCGATGCCGTCGACCCTCGTGCGCGTGACGGAGGAGGCGGTCCACGTCCTGCGCGAGGGAGCGGTTCCGGCGACGGACCTTACCCGGGTCCTCTCCGCGCATCCCGCCGGAAGATCACCCGGATGA
- a CDS encoding ComF family protein — protein MRAVARGDRLRLVGRAAAAAFDALVPAACVGCRRGVAPDGPPLCALCRSRLPRLANPRCFRCAQPLGNLAAAAGEPVRCGTCEEWPDVLVAADAPFAFEGPVARTVRALKYDHWRALAPWMAGCMAPGAEAIASRIGEGAPWLVPVPLTPARLRERRFNQAGELARGLADRGVGSLGPFLDRLPGGGRQAGLRGALRRTNVQGRFRLRADPPDVCRSAIIIDDVLTTGATAIACAETLAEAGFRSVATVSFARTLRPLDGDESPTGAFAPNPSREESE, from the coding sequence GTGAGGGCCGTGGCGCGCGGCGACCGGCTCCGTCTCGTGGGCAGAGCCGCCGCCGCGGCCTTCGATGCCCTCGTGCCCGCGGCATGTGTAGGGTGCCGGCGCGGCGTCGCCCCCGATGGCCCGCCGCTCTGCGCTCTGTGCCGGTCGCGACTCCCTCGGCTGGCGAATCCCCGCTGCTTCCGTTGCGCTCAACCGCTCGGCAACCTCGCCGCGGCGGCCGGCGAGCCTGTGCGGTGCGGCACGTGCGAGGAGTGGCCCGACGTCCTCGTCGCGGCCGACGCGCCCTTCGCCTTCGAGGGCCCGGTGGCCCGCACGGTACGTGCCCTGAAATACGACCACTGGCGCGCCCTCGCGCCCTGGATGGCCGGCTGCATGGCGCCTGGCGCCGAGGCGATTGCGTCCCGTATCGGCGAAGGCGCGCCCTGGCTGGTCCCGGTGCCGCTCACGCCGGCCCGACTGCGGGAACGGAGATTCAACCAGGCCGGGGAACTCGCCCGCGGCTTGGCCGACCGGGGCGTCGGGTCGCTGGGGCCGTTCCTCGACCGCCTCCCGGGCGGCGGCCGCCAGGCGGGCCTCCGCGGGGCTCTGCGCCGAACGAACGTACAGGGTCGTTTCCGGTTACGTGCCGACCCCCCGGACGTATGCCGGAGCGCCATCATCATCGATGATGTGCTCACAACCGGAGCCACCGCCATCGCCTGCGCCGAGACACTGGCCGAGGCTGGATTCCGCAGCGTGGCCACCGTTAGTTTTGCGCGCACCTTGCGTCCCCTGGACGGGGACGAATCGCCGACAGGGGCCTTCGCCCCCAATCCTTCCCGAGAGGAATCCGAATGA
- the gap gene encoding type I glyceraldehyde-3-phosphate dehydrogenase, which produces MSVRVAINGFGRIGRNILRAALQNPRGDLDFVAINDLTDAATLAHLFKYDSVHGRFPGDVRVDGGELVLGEERVRVFSERDPADLPWAELDVDIVIESTGIFRKREDATRHLRAGAKKVLISAPGIEPDITLVLGVNADEYDPAQHDVISNASCTTNCIAPVVKVLLDRFGFERGLMTTVHAYTNGQQLLDLPHKDLRRARAAALSIIPTTTGAAKAVGLVLPQVRGRLDGMAMRVPTPDVSIVDLVATVSRDTSADEINAAFREAAAGPLDGVLEYTEEPLVSVDFTGHPASAIVDAKSTSVMDGTLVKVISWYDNEWGYSNRLVDLASFVGERLPAGVGA; this is translated from the coding sequence ATGAGTGTGAGGGTTGCCATCAACGGTTTCGGCCGCATCGGCCGGAATATCCTCCGCGCGGCGCTTCAGAATCCGCGCGGGGACCTTGATTTCGTTGCGATAAACGATCTCACGGATGCGGCGACGCTCGCCCATCTGTTCAAGTACGACTCCGTGCACGGGCGCTTTCCAGGCGACGTCCGCGTGGACGGCGGAGAACTCGTGCTGGGAGAGGAACGCGTGCGCGTCTTCTCCGAGCGAGATCCGGCCGACCTCCCGTGGGCGGAACTCGACGTGGACATCGTGATCGAATCCACGGGGATCTTCCGAAAGCGGGAGGACGCGACCCGGCACCTGCGGGCCGGCGCGAAGAAGGTCCTCATCTCCGCGCCCGGCATCGAGCCGGACATCACGCTGGTTCTCGGCGTGAACGCGGACGAATACGACCCGGCACAGCACGACGTGATCTCGAACGCGAGCTGCACGACCAACTGCATCGCTCCGGTCGTGAAGGTTCTGCTCGACCGGTTCGGTTTCGAGCGCGGCCTCATGACGACGGTCCACGCGTACACGAACGGCCAGCAGCTCCTCGACCTCCCGCACAAGGACCTCCGGCGCGCCCGCGCCGCCGCGCTCTCGATCATTCCCACGACCACGGGCGCGGCGAAGGCCGTGGGCCTCGTTCTCCCGCAGGTCAGGGGGAGGCTCGACGGGATGGCGATGCGGGTCCCGACGCCGGACGTATCGATCGTGGACCTCGTCGCCACCGTGTCGCGGGACACTTCGGCGGACGAGATCAACGCCGCATTTCGGGAGGCGGCGGCAGGGCCGCTCGACGGCGTGCTCGAATACACCGAAGAACCGCTCGTATCCGTCGACTTCACGGGACACCCGGCCAGCGCGATCGTCGACGCAAAGTCGACATCCGTCATGGACGGCACGCTCGTGAAGGTCATCTCGTGGTACGACAACGAGTGGGGGTATTCGAACCGCCTCGTGGACCTGGCGAGTTTCGTCGGAGAGCGTTTGCCCGCCGGCGTCGGCGCCTGA
- a CDS encoding phosphoglycerate kinase: protein MTRTLGDLPADLAGKRGLVRVDYNVPLDAGQVADATRIEASLPTLRWLLRRDARPVLLSHLGRPAGRPDPALSLAPVASALADRLGTDVLFSAPCDGEDALRASRELRTGQVLLVENTRFLPGETANDDVLAGRLAQLGDFFVNDAFGTLHRAHASTTGVPALLNPSAAGLLVERELEALGALDRPGRPFVVAFGGAKIGDKIELMRRFAERADLILVGGAMANTFLRAQGIETGTSLVEEAALDLARSILSAGGERIRLPTDVMVLDRSGGEGERVHCVGVDAIKPEMAALDIGPESRVRYAEALRSCAAFFWNGPMGLFEDPRFEAGTFAIAEAAAEATAAGGFTVIGGGDSAAAVRRAGLFDRVSHVCTGGGAALEYLSSGRLPGLDVLAERRRP from the coding sequence GTGACCCGAACTTTGGGCGACCTCCCGGCCGATCTGGCCGGGAAGCGGGGACTCGTGCGGGTGGACTACAACGTGCCGCTCGACGCCGGGCAGGTCGCGGATGCGACGCGCATCGAGGCATCGCTGCCGACGCTACGGTGGTTGCTCCGGCGTGACGCCCGGCCGGTGCTGCTCTCGCACCTGGGCCGGCCGGCCGGCCGGCCGGATCCCGCGCTGTCGCTTGCGCCTGTAGCCTCCGCGCTCGCCGACCGGCTCGGGACCGACGTCCTCTTTTCCGCGCCGTGCGACGGAGAAGACGCGCTCCGCGCAAGCCGCGAACTGCGAACCGGGCAGGTGCTCCTTGTCGAGAACACGCGTTTCCTCCCCGGGGAGACCGCGAACGACGACGTCCTCGCCGGTCGCCTCGCCCAACTGGGCGACTTTTTCGTCAACGACGCGTTCGGCACGCTGCACCGCGCGCACGCCTCGACGACGGGCGTGCCCGCCCTCCTGAACCCTTCCGCGGCGGGGTTGCTGGTCGAGCGCGAACTGGAGGCACTGGGCGCGCTGGACCGCCCGGGTCGTCCGTTCGTCGTCGCCTTCGGGGGAGCCAAGATCGGTGACAAGATCGAACTCATGCGCCGCTTCGCGGAACGCGCCGATCTGATCCTGGTGGGTGGCGCCATGGCGAACACGTTCCTCCGCGCACAGGGCATCGAGACAGGGACCTCGCTCGTCGAGGAGGCGGCGCTGGATCTCGCCCGGTCCATCCTGTCCGCGGGAGGGGAACGGATTCGGCTGCCGACGGACGTGATGGTCCTGGACCGGTCGGGTGGGGAGGGAGAGAGGGTCCACTGCGTCGGGGTCGATGCGATCAAACCGGAGATGGCGGCCCTCGACATCGGGCCCGAGTCTCGTGTCCGCTACGCCGAGGCGCTGCGCTCGTGCGCCGCCTTCTTCTGGAACGGTCCGATGGGCCTGTTCGAGGACCCGAGGTTCGAGGCGGGCACGTTCGCCATCGCGGAAGCCGCCGCGGAGGCCACGGCGGCGGGCGGATTCACCGTCATCGGCGGGGGCGACTCCGCGGCCGCCGTTCGCCGGGCCGGGCTTTTCGACCGCGTGTCGCATGTCTGCACCGGCGGCGGCGCGGCCCTCGAGTACCTGTCGAGCGGGCGTCTGCCCGGACTCGACGTCCTCGCTGAAAGGAGGCGTCCGTGA
- the tpiA gene encoding triose-phosphate isomerase — protein sequence MSQPRTPVFAANWKMCHGPDETGAFVERFAASYRPRSDATVVVFPPAISLAAFAAAVSGRPDLEFGVQDVHTEVEGAHTSAISAAMVPATGATWALAGHSERRREFGDTDPEVGRKLVRILEAGLRSVLCVGETLEERESGRLAAVLETQIREALHPLDREGRTRLVYAYEPVWAIGTGLTASPADAAEAHAIVRERLAQTEGCDAERAVILYGGSVKPANIDALLAAPGVDGVLVGGASLDPDSWAAICAAGR from the coding sequence GTGAGCCAGCCGCGCACCCCCGTGTTCGCCGCGAACTGGAAGATGTGCCACGGCCCGGATGAGACCGGGGCGTTCGTGGAACGGTTCGCCGCCAGCTACAGGCCCCGCAGCGACGCGACCGTGGTCGTGTTCCCTCCCGCCATCAGCCTGGCGGCCTTCGCCGCCGCGGTTTCCGGGCGTCCGGACCTCGAGTTCGGCGTGCAGGACGTGCACACCGAGGTCGAGGGCGCGCACACGAGCGCCATTTCGGCCGCCATGGTCCCCGCGACCGGCGCCACCTGGGCGCTCGCGGGCCACTCGGAGCGCCGGCGGGAGTTCGGCGATACCGATCCCGAGGTGGGACGCAAGCTGGTTCGCATCCTCGAGGCCGGACTCCGCTCCGTCCTGTGCGTGGGCGAGACGCTCGAGGAGCGAGAATCGGGGCGGCTCGCGGCGGTGCTCGAGACGCAGATTCGGGAAGCCCTCCACCCTCTCGACCGCGAAGGCCGCACCCGCCTCGTCTACGCCTACGAGCCCGTGTGGGCGATCGGAACCGGACTCACGGCGAGCCCCGCCGACGCCGCGGAGGCCCACGCGATCGTCCGCGAGCGGCTCGCGCAGACGGAAGGATGCGATGCGGAACGGGCGGTGATCCTCTACGGCGGGAGCGTCAAGCCGGCCAACATCGATGCGCTGCTTGCCGCCCCCGGCGTGGACGGCGTGCTCGTGGGCGGCGCGAGCCTCGATCCCGACAGCTGGGCCGCAATCTGCGCGGCGGGCCGGTAA
- the secG gene encoding preprotein translocase subunit SecG, translated as MMFPFLIVLISLIALVLCVMILLQSAKGGGLAASFGGASSSTDSFMGGRQAANALTKMSWYGGGSFLFLALVLTVLSARPDAAPESILRQGLPGQQSLPEAPPSLLDVSPDLGEGAAPSDEADTPGSEEGAAEEDPGS; from the coding sequence ATGATGTTCCCGTTCCTGATCGTATTGATTTCGCTCATCGCGCTCGTGCTGTGCGTGATGATTCTCCTCCAGTCCGCGAAGGGCGGCGGGCTCGCCGCCTCCTTTGGCGGAGCCTCGTCCTCCACGGACTCCTTCATGGGAGGTCGCCAGGCGGCCAACGCGCTGACGAAGATGAGCTGGTACGGTGGGGGGAGTTTCCTCTTCCTCGCGCTCGTGCTGACCGTGCTCTCCGCCCGTCCGGATGCGGCGCCGGAATCGATCCTGCGTCAGGGACTTCCCGGCCAGCAGAGTCTCCCGGAAGCGCCGCCTTCGCTGCTGGACGTTTCGCCCGACCTCGGAGAGGGCGCGGCCCCGTCCGACGAAGCCGACACGCCCGGCTCGGAGGAGGGCGCCGCGGAAGAAGACCCCGGCTCCTAG
- a CDS encoding ribonuclease H, whose product MTTDSGPGRESGTDAPLVHIFADESCLGNQFENRRNPGAAAGLIERFDERGGWYRRDFAHFDPDTTNNRMAIVSGIVGLGSLRRVCRVVFTSDSQYLVRGMKEWVHGWARRGWRRKGGPIENLDLWRELVRAAARHRVEWRWTRGHADDVKNAYADHLAVTAARERRGTDGLIPSGFESWLAKEQERERFVEFLDLPSDAFAEDPRPPG is encoded by the coding sequence TTGACGACCGACTCCGGACCCGGGCGGGAGAGCGGGACCGATGCTCCGCTCGTTCATATCTTCGCCGACGAGTCCTGCCTCGGCAACCAGTTCGAGAATCGCAGGAATCCGGGGGCGGCGGCCGGTCTCATCGAACGGTTCGACGAGCGCGGGGGCTGGTATCGGCGGGACTTCGCCCACTTCGATCCGGACACGACGAACAACCGGATGGCGATCGTCTCCGGCATCGTCGGGCTGGGCTCCCTGCGGCGGGTGTGCCGCGTCGTGTTCACGAGCGACAGCCAGTATCTCGTCCGCGGCATGAAGGAATGGGTGCACGGCTGGGCCCGGCGCGGCTGGCGCCGGAAGGGCGGACCGATCGAGAACCTCGATCTCTGGCGGGAACTCGTGCGGGCCGCCGCGCGCCACCGCGTGGAGTGGCGCTGGACTCGGGGACATGCCGACGACGTGAAGAACGCCTACGCGGACCACCTTGCCGTGACGGCGGCGCGGGAGCGGCGGGGCACGGACGGACTCATCCCATCGGGATTCGAGAGTTGGCTCGCGAAGGAGCAGGAGCGCGAGCGGTTCGTCGAGTTTCTGGACCTGCCGAGCGACGCGTTCGCCGAGGACCCTCGCCCCCCCGGCTAG